A window of Acidimicrobiales bacterium genomic DNA:
GGCCTGGAGCCGGACGACCCGCCGGTGCCGGTGGACCCCACCGCCGCCGACGAGGAGCACCGGGCCCGGGAGATCCGCGACCCCCTGCCCCAGCCTCTGGTCTCGGTCCGGCGCCTGGTGATCGCCGCCCTGCTGCTGGTGGCCGTGGGCTGCCTGGTGGTGGCCGGCCGGTCCGGGGGCGACACCGACCGCCGCACCGACGCCCAGCCCGCCATCGCCAGCTTCACCCCCGCCCCCGGGGGCCGGGTGATCCGCCAGTCGACGGTGGGCGTGATCCTCGAGCAGGGCTACGACGGGCGCCTCACCATCAACGGCACCGCCATCCCGGAGGCCCAGATGGAGGGGGCCGTCGTCCCCGGCACCGACGCCTACGAGCGCCTGACCGAGGACCAGCGCCGCCTCGGGCCCCGGCCCAACAACAGGGAGCGGGTGCTGTTCCGCCCCGGGCCGGGCCAGGCCATCACTGAGCTCGACACCGGCGAGGTGCAGATCACCGTGCGCTACTGGCGGGTGGCCGACGGCGAGCAGACGGCCCGGACCTTCAGCTACTCGATCTACACCGTCTGAGCGGCTCGGGCCTGGGCTTGGGCCGGGGCCGGCGGCTCCGCCCCCCGGCCGACGGCCCGGGCCCGCTCGGCCTTGGCCGCGTCCTCGGCCTTGCCGGCCTTGCGGTGGTGCGAGGGGTTGATGCCGTGCACCCGCTTGAAGGCGGTGCTGAGGGAGTAGACGGTGCCGTAGCCCACCTCGCGGGCCACCGCGGCCAGGCCGTCGTCGGTGGCCCGGAGCAGGTCGGCGGCCAGGCTGAGGCGCCACCGGGCCAGGTAGCCCATGGGCGCCTCGCCCACCCGATCGACGAAGCGACGGGCCAGGGTGGTCCGGGTGCCGCCCACCTCGTCGGCCAGGCTCTCCACCGACCAGGCCCGGGCCGGATCCGCGTGGAGCAGCCGTAGGGCGGCGGCCACCATGGGGTCGGCGTAGGCCGCGTACCAGGCCGGCGGATCGGCCTCGGGGCGGAGGAACCAGGTCCGCACGGACCGGATGACGACCAGGTCGAGCAGGCGCTGGAGCACGGCGTCCTGCCCGGGGGCACCGCTGGTCACCTCGGCGTCGAGCAGCGTCACGAACGGGCTGTCGAGCTCGCGGGCGGAGACGACGAGCCGGGGGGGCAGGGCGTCCAGCAGCCGGCGGCTCAGCTCGCCGTCGGAGTGGTAGGCCCCGACCAGCAGGACCGTCGACCCCACGCGGTCCCGGCCCCACGGCCGGCGGCTGAGGGGCGCCACCTCACCGGGCGCGCCGGCCGGCGACCACCGTGCCTCGGGGTGGACGACGACCTGGGGCGGCGTGGCCACGTCGTCGGCCACCGTG
This region includes:
- a CDS encoding AraC family transcriptional regulator, yielding MDVLAGLLQGPCARGATVFRSVLAAPWALRIDDDATLGVVTAVRGDAWLVTGRGDPVHVRAGDVALLHDVGAYTVADDVATPPQVVVHPEARWSPAGAPGEVAPLSRRPWGRDRVGSTVLLVGAYHSDGELSRRLLDALPPRLVVSARELDSPFVTLLDAEVTSGAPGQDAVLQRLLDLVVIRSVRTWFLRPEADPPAWYAAYADPMVAAALRLLHADPARAWSVESLADEVGGTRTTLARRFVDRVGEAPMGYLARWRLSLAADLLRATDDGLAAVAREVGYGTVYSLSTAFKRVHGINPSHHRKAGKAEDAAKAERARAVGRGAEPPAPAQAQARAAQTV